From Methylobacterium radiodurans, a single genomic window includes:
- a CDS encoding ABC transporter ATP-binding protein, which yields MPDPLLSVEDLSVTFPGGTRAVDRVGFTIAPGETVALVGESGSGKSVTALSILRLVDGAAELSGTIRFKGQDLLALPERRMRAVRGADITMVFQEPMTSLNPLHTIERQIGEVLALHRGLRGRRARARILELLDLVGLRDAERRMGAYPHELSGGQRQRVMIAMALACEPDLLVADEPTTALDVTVQAQILALLADLQKRLGMAMLFITHDLGIVERIAARVCVMFKGRIVEAGPTGEVFGAPQHAYTRRLIASEPRGRANPVPADAAVLLQAGPLKVWFPLKEGLLRRTTGYVKAVDGVSVMVRAGETVGIVGESGSGKTTLGLALLRLIGSEGPIVFMGRPIDGLPVAAMRPLRRDMQVVFQDPYGSLSPRMSVADIVAEGLVVQGEIRSGAERRAVVARALHDVGLDPAVMDRYPHEFSGGQRQRIAIARAIVLKPRFIVLDEPTSALDRSVQAQIVELLRDLQRERGLAYLFISHDLKVVRALANHVLVMQNGQVVEEGPAETIFAAPRTAYTRTLFAAAFNLKSDAVAELEPA from the coding sequence ATGCCGGACCCCTTGCTCTCCGTCGAGGATCTCTCGGTCACGTTCCCCGGCGGCACCCGGGCGGTCGACCGCGTCGGCTTCACCATCGCGCCGGGCGAGACCGTGGCGCTGGTGGGCGAGTCGGGCTCCGGCAAGTCGGTCACCGCGCTCTCGATCCTGCGCCTCGTCGACGGCGCGGCCGAGCTCTCGGGGACGATCCGCTTCAAGGGCCAGGACCTGCTGGCGCTGCCGGAGCGCCGGATGCGCGCGGTGCGCGGCGCCGACATCACCATGGTTTTCCAGGAGCCGATGACCTCGCTCAACCCGCTCCACACCATCGAGCGGCAGATCGGCGAGGTGCTGGCACTCCATCGCGGCCTGAGGGGGCGGAGGGCCCGCGCCCGCATCCTCGAACTGCTCGACCTCGTGGGCCTGCGCGACGCCGAGCGCCGCATGGGCGCCTACCCGCACGAGCTCTCCGGCGGCCAGCGTCAGCGGGTGATGATCGCCATGGCGCTGGCCTGCGAACCGGACCTCCTGGTCGCCGACGAGCCGACGACGGCGCTCGACGTCACCGTGCAGGCCCAGATCCTCGCGCTGCTGGCCGACCTGCAGAAACGGCTCGGGATGGCGATGCTGTTCATCACCCACGATCTCGGCATCGTCGAGCGGATCGCCGCGCGGGTCTGCGTGATGTTCAAGGGCCGGATCGTCGAGGCGGGCCCGACCGGGGAGGTGTTCGGGGCGCCGCAGCACGCGTACACCCGCCGGCTCATCGCCTCCGAGCCGAGGGGCCGGGCCAACCCGGTGCCGGCCGACGCAGCCGTCCTGTTGCAGGCCGGGCCGCTCAAGGTCTGGTTCCCTCTCAAGGAAGGCCTGCTGCGCCGCACGACCGGCTACGTGAAGGCCGTGGACGGCGTCTCGGTGATGGTTCGGGCCGGCGAGACCGTCGGCATCGTGGGCGAGTCCGGCTCGGGCAAGACGACGCTCGGCCTCGCGCTCCTGCGCCTGATCGGCTCGGAGGGGCCGATCGTGTTCATGGGCCGGCCGATCGACGGGCTCCCGGTGGCGGCGATGCGGCCGCTCCGCCGCGACATGCAGGTGGTGTTCCAGGATCCCTACGGCTCGCTCTCCCCGCGGATGTCGGTGGCCGACATCGTGGCCGAGGGTCTGGTCGTGCAGGGCGAGATCCGCTCGGGCGCGGAGCGCCGGGCCGTGGTGGCGCGGGCGCTGCACGATGTCGGGCTGGATCCTGCCGTGATGGACCGCTACCCGCACGAGTTCTCGGGCGGCCAGCGCCAGCGCATCGCCATCGCGCGGGCGATCGTGCTGAAGCCCCGCTTCATCGTGCTGGACGAGCCGACCTCGGCGCTCGACCGCTCGGTGCAGGCTCAGATCGTCGAGCTGCTGCGCGATCTCCAGCGGGAGCGCGGCCTCGCCTACCTGTTCATCAGCCACGACCTGAAGGTGGTGCGCGCGCTCGCCAACCATGTCCTCGTCATGCAGAACGGTCAGGTAGTCGAGGAGGGGCCCGCCGAGACGATCTTCGCCGCACCCCGGACGGCCTATACCCGCACCCTGTTCGCCGCCGCCTTCAACCTGAAGAGCGACGCGGTCGCCGAACTGGAGCCGGCCTGA
- a CDS encoding lytic transglycosylase domain-containing protein encodes MTSFPHWILAALAALLLAGAARAAPSAAPSEGATETVEQALCRLIEGSARARGLPVPFLTRLIWRESSFKVGVVSPAGAQGVAQFMPGTARERGLTDPFDPEQAIPHAAHLLADLKRQFGNLGLAAAAYNGGAQRVTNWLAGTGGLPAETRAYVLWITGSPAEDFRTGAGQGAIEFPEGTPGKKDAKDAKEAKPEPVIETQQTCLQTTAALRIPSRGDRFATGPSEGPVAPWGIQLAGNFSKSLALASFSRARSAYAKVIGDVRPMIIGTRFRNRGTRAFYRVRIPAESRQAADGLCAKIRSVGGACLVLKT; translated from the coding sequence GTGACATCCTTCCCGCACTGGATCCTGGCCGCGCTCGCCGCGCTCCTGCTCGCGGGCGCGGCACGCGCCGCCCCGTCCGCCGCGCCCTCCGAGGGGGCGACCGAGACCGTCGAGCAGGCGCTCTGCCGGCTCATCGAGGGCTCGGCCAGGGCCCGCGGCCTGCCGGTGCCGTTCCTGACCCGGCTGATCTGGCGCGAGAGCAGCTTCAAGGTGGGCGTGGTGAGCCCGGCCGGCGCGCAAGGGGTGGCGCAGTTCATGCCGGGCACGGCGCGCGAGCGCGGGCTCACCGACCCGTTCGATCCCGAGCAGGCGATCCCGCACGCGGCGCACCTGCTCGCCGACCTCAAGCGCCAGTTCGGCAATCTCGGCCTCGCGGCGGCGGCCTATAACGGCGGCGCCCAGCGGGTGACGAACTGGCTCGCGGGCACGGGCGGCCTGCCGGCTGAGACCCGGGCCTACGTGCTGTGGATCACCGGCAGCCCGGCGGAGGATTTTCGGACCGGCGCGGGCCAGGGGGCCATCGAGTTCCCCGAGGGGACGCCCGGGAAGAAGGACGCCAAGGACGCCAAAGAGGCCAAGCCCGAACCCGTGATCGAGACGCAGCAGACCTGCCTGCAGACGACGGCGGCGCTGCGGATCCCGTCCCGCGGCGACCGCTTCGCCACGGGCCCGAGCGAGGGGCCGGTCGCGCCCTGGGGCATCCAACTCGCTGGCAACTTCTCGAAGTCGCTGGCACTGGCGAGCTTCTCGCGGGCGCGCTCGGCCTACGCCAAGGTGATCGGCGACGTGCGCCCGATGATCATCGGCACGCGCTTCCGCAACCGCGGCACCCGCGCCTTCTACCGGGTCCGCATTCCGGCCGAGAGCCGGCAGGCGGCGGACGGGCTCTGCGCGAAGATCCGCTCCGTCGGCGGTGCCTGCCTCGTTCTGAAGACCTGA
- a CDS encoding alpha/beta hydrolase — translation MIRVLTGLVSLLCLALGALGLSACSPLALFDAIGPRDPGGRQAAKDLVFAEGPRGGLDVYVPVDPVEHAPVLVFFYGGSWQSGQKADYAFVGQALAAQGFVTVVPDYRLYPEAPFPAFLEDGARAVAWVRDNIAAYGGDPRRIVLAGHSAGAYNAVMLALDPRYLRRAGVDSRTIRAVAGLSGPYDFLPFDHETAIRVFGAAPDKVATQPVTFAGPNAPPAFLASGEADTVVRPRNTHSLADRLRDAHVPVQERIYPGLDHSDTLLALSVTFRSKAPVLAEMAAFLKGQAVGRQQVTIRQR, via the coding sequence ATGATTCGCGTTCTCACCGGACTCGTCAGCCTGCTCTGCCTCGCCCTCGGCGCGCTCGGGCTGTCGGCCTGCTCGCCGCTCGCCCTGTTCGACGCGATCGGCCCGCGCGATCCCGGCGGCCGCCAGGCGGCGAAGGACCTGGTCTTCGCGGAGGGGCCGCGCGGCGGCCTCGACGTCTACGTGCCGGTCGATCCCGTCGAGCACGCGCCGGTGCTGGTGTTCTTCTACGGCGGATCCTGGCAGAGCGGGCAGAAGGCCGACTACGCCTTCGTCGGCCAGGCGCTCGCCGCGCAGGGGTTCGTGACGGTGGTGCCCGATTACCGGCTCTACCCGGAGGCCCCCTTCCCAGCCTTCCTGGAAGACGGCGCGCGGGCGGTCGCCTGGGTGCGGGACAACATCGCGGCCTACGGGGGCGATCCGCGCCGCATCGTGCTGGCGGGCCACTCGGCCGGCGCCTACAACGCCGTGATGCTGGCGCTCGACCCACGTTACCTGCGCCGCGCCGGGGTCGATTCCCGCACGATCCGGGCGGTGGCTGGCCTCTCGGGGCCCTACGACTTCCTGCCCTTCGACCACGAGACCGCGATCCGGGTCTTCGGCGCCGCGCCCGACAAGGTGGCGACCCAGCCCGTCACCTTCGCTGGGCCGAACGCCCCCCCGGCCTTCCTGGCGAGCGGCGAGGCCGACACCGTGGTTCGCCCGCGCAACACCCACAGCCTCGCCGACCGGCTGCGCGACGCCCACGTGCCGGTGCAGGAGCGGATCTATCCGGGCCTCGACCACAGCGACACGCTGCTCGCGCTCTCCGTCACCTTCCGGTCGAAGGCGCCGGTGCTGGCCGAGATGGCGGCCTTCCTGAAGGGGCAGGCCGTCGGCCGGCAGCAGGTGACGATCCGGCAGCGCTGA
- a CDS encoding thioredoxin family protein, producing MLTRRRLAALTALAPLLAIPARAGEIVPFEAEAFAAAQQAGAPILVAVAAPWCPICKVQKPILAKLATEPRFRALRVFTIDFDTQKDLLRRFDARMQSTLIAFKGTNEAGRSVGETQAEWIEGLLEKTL from the coding sequence ATGCTGACCCGACGCCGTCTCGCCGCGCTCACCGCGCTCGCGCCCCTGCTCGCCATCCCGGCCCGGGCCGGCGAGATCGTTCCCTTCGAGGCCGAGGCCTTCGCGGCAGCCCAGCAGGCGGGCGCGCCGATCCTCGTGGCGGTCGCGGCACCCTGGTGCCCGATCTGCAAGGTCCAGAAGCCGATCCTGGCCAAGCTTGCGACCGAGCCGCGCTTTCGGGCGCTGCGCGTCTTCACCATCGATTTCGACACGCAGAAGGATCTGCTGCGCCGCTTCGACGCGCGGATGCAGAGCACCCTCATCGCGTTCAAGGGCACGAACGAGGCGGGCCGCTCCGTCGGCGAGACGCAGGCGGAATGGATCGAGGGGCTGCTGGAGAAGACGCTGTAG
- a CDS encoding TetR/AcrR family transcriptional regulator has translation MRPWREGSGDRRGYHHGNLKEALIEAARRFIAERGIAGFTLVDAARLVGVTPAALYRHFRGREALLEELAGRGFADLAERLARALTSRGTALERFTRMGEAYLAFAEEEPAYYAAIFETRGLHVSIDSEARPSPFDMLVEALRSTFPEGFGGVTPRFIALEVWALAHGLATLSAAGHLPKGPGLPDKYELLRAGVLALVHGAGGGRP, from the coding sequence GTGCGACCCTGGCGGGAGGGATCGGGCGACCGGCGCGGCTACCACCACGGCAACCTGAAGGAGGCCCTGATCGAGGCCGCTCGCCGGTTCATCGCCGAGCGGGGCATCGCGGGCTTCACCCTGGTCGATGCGGCGCGCCTCGTCGGCGTGACGCCGGCCGCGCTCTACCGCCATTTTCGCGGGCGCGAGGCGCTGCTGGAGGAACTGGCCGGCCGCGGCTTCGCCGACCTCGCCGAGCGCCTCGCCCGGGCGCTGACCTCGCGCGGCACGGCGCTGGAGCGCTTCACCCGCATGGGCGAGGCCTACCTCGCCTTCGCCGAGGAGGAGCCGGCCTATTACGCGGCGATCTTCGAGACGCGCGGCCTCCATGTCAGCATCGATTCCGAGGCCCGCCCAAGCCCGTTCGACATGCTGGTCGAGGCTTTGCGCTCGACCTTCCCCGAAGGCTTCGGCGGCGTGACCCCGCGCTTCATCGCCCTGGAGGTCTGGGCGCTGGCGCACGGCCTCGCCACGCTCTCGGCCGCCGGCCATCTGCCGAAAGGGCCCGGCCTGCCGGACAAGTACGAGCTTCTGCGCGCGGGCGTGCTCGCCCTCGTCCACGGCGCGGGCGGCGGACGCCCCTGA
- a CDS encoding DUF2852 domain-containing protein — MSTTSTNQWANGRVCRSGPFPRRSIEIGAIVLAFIYWWPIGLALVAWKVAGYPALSELRGLGERFREGSRPVSRFAQAFEAANSRSSGNAAFDEYRRAELDRLEAQRRALQEESRAFAAFVEELKRAKDREQFDAFMAKRRAEGGEGPRTV, encoded by the coding sequence GTGAGCACAACCTCCACCAATCAATGGGCCAACGGCAGGGTCTGCCGCTCGGGCCCCTTCCCGCGCCGCTCCATCGAGATCGGTGCGATCGTCCTGGCCTTCATCTACTGGTGGCCGATCGGTCTCGCCCTCGTTGCCTGGAAGGTGGCGGGTTACCCCGCGCTCTCCGAGCTGCGGGGCCTCGGCGAGCGCTTCCGCGAGGGCAGCCGGCCGGTCTCGCGCTTCGCCCAGGCGTTCGAGGCGGCCAACAGCCGCTCCTCCGGCAACGCCGCCTTCGACGAGTACCGCCGCGCCGAGCTCGACCGTCTTGAGGCGCAGCGCCGCGCCCTCCAGGAGGAGAGCCGCGCCTTCGCGGCCTTCGTAGAGGAGTTGAAGCGGGCAAAGGACCGCGAGCAGTTCGACGCCTTCATGGCCAAGCGTCGCGCCGAGGGCGGCGAGGGTCCGCGCACCGTCTGA
- the upp gene encoding uracil phosphoribosyltransferase has translation MAAAVSVVDHPLVQHKLTLLRDRERSTQGFRNLLNEIGMLLAYEVTRDLPLEPVTIETPIQPMEGRRIQGKKLVLAPILRAGVGFLDGMLSLLPSARVAHVGLYRDPDTLEAVEYYFKAPSDLADRTVLVLDPMLATANSAVAALQRLKERGAQDLRFVCLLAAPEGVARLQAAHPDVPIWTAAIDSHLNDHGYIVPGLGDAGDRMYGTR, from the coding sequence ATGGCGGCGGCGGTCAGCGTAGTGGACCATCCTCTGGTGCAGCACAAACTCACGCTATTGCGCGACCGCGAGCGCTCGACCCAGGGGTTCCGCAACCTTCTCAACGAGATCGGGATGCTGCTCGCCTACGAGGTGACCCGCGACCTGCCGCTCGAACCGGTCACGATCGAGACCCCGATCCAGCCGATGGAAGGGCGCCGGATCCAGGGCAAGAAGCTGGTACTCGCCCCGATCCTGCGAGCCGGCGTCGGCTTTCTCGACGGGATGCTCTCGCTCCTCCCCTCGGCCCGCGTCGCCCATGTGGGCCTGTACCGGGATCCCGACACGCTCGAGGCGGTCGAGTATTATTTCAAGGCGCCGTCCGACCTCGCCGACCGAACGGTGCTTGTGCTGGATCCGATGCTGGCGACCGCCAACTCCGCCGTCGCGGCGCTCCAGCGCCTGAAGGAACGCGGCGCGCAGGATCTGCGATTCGTCTGCCTTCTCGCCGCACCGGAAGGCGTCGCGCGTTTGCAGGCAGCGCACCCGGACGTTCCGATCTGGACGGCGGCGATCGACAGCCATCTCAACGACCACGGCTATATCGTACCGGGTCTCGGCGATGCCGGCGACCGGATGTACGGCACGCGCTGA
- a CDS encoding response regulator transcription factor — protein sequence MNVPPRLPVTARVLVVDDHPVARQGVRCALEEAGIREIAEAGDPVAGYRLFHRIRPDVAIVDLAYRGIGLSGLSLIRRMRALDARARILVLSMHHDPVVAARALKEGAIGFAFKDLPVQNFLEAFTDVYQAIPHLPHTLAIAIASQENSEKTASYGKFSARELEISALILDGNDYKKISRELSLGYRSVTSAVSSMKNKLGSRGMSDFLKDIVSIMDHSQGND from the coding sequence GTGAACGTCCCGCCACGCCTTCCCGTGACGGCGCGGGTTCTCGTCGTGGACGACCATCCGGTCGCTCGTCAGGGCGTCCGGTGCGCGCTCGAGGAGGCCGGGATCAGGGAGATCGCCGAGGCGGGCGATCCCGTCGCGGGCTACCGCCTGTTTCACCGGATCCGACCGGATGTCGCGATCGTCGACTTGGCCTATCGGGGCATTGGCTTGTCCGGTCTCTCCCTGATCCGCCGCATGCGCGCCTTGGACGCAAGGGCGCGCATACTCGTCCTGAGCATGCATCACGACCCAGTCGTGGCGGCCCGCGCCTTGAAGGAAGGCGCCATCGGCTTCGCCTTCAAGGACTTGCCGGTTCAGAATTTCCTCGAGGCTTTCACCGACGTCTACCAAGCCATTCCGCACCTGCCGCACACGCTCGCGATTGCAATCGCGAGCCAGGAGAACTCAGAGAAAACGGCATCTTACGGAAAATTCAGCGCAAGGGAGCTTGAGATCTCCGCTCTGATCTTGGACGGCAATGATTACAAAAAAATTTCTCGCGAACTCTCGCTGGGATATAGGAGTGTCACGAGTGCTGTGTCGAGCATGAAAAACAAACTGGGAAGTCGCGGAATGAGTGATTTCCTCAAAGATATTGTGTCCATCATGGATCATAGTCAGGGGAATGATTAG
- a CDS encoding YncE family protein, translating into MRRAPALLAAALATSLALPPLEARAAVYVASQDGGAVTRIDGPDEASPMAVGAGPAGLAAVPDGTLYLAHPDRGAITALEAATGRGLRRLPFAGQPFGLAVSRDGRALFVGDWQGNRLVRIDAESGAVEAELALGREPAGLVRDAVGRLFVAERGGDSVAVVDGTAMRLLARIPVGRAPFALALSPDEGRLYVGNVRSNDLTAIDTRALAAITTRPAGRSPYGVAVQGDRILVTNQEAGTVSVLAADLTLAGTVSVGRYPEGVAVAEGRAYVANWFSDDVSVIDLTAMREVARRKVPAGPRAILALPSAGEGGGQ; encoded by the coding sequence GTGAGACGGGCTCCGGCCCTGCTTGCGGCTGCGCTGGCCACCAGCCTCGCCCTACCGCCTCTGGAGGCTCGGGCGGCGGTCTACGTAGCGAGCCAGGACGGCGGAGCGGTGACCCGGATCGACGGGCCGGACGAGGCGTCGCCGATGGCGGTCGGGGCAGGGCCCGCGGGCCTCGCGGCCGTACCCGACGGCACGCTCTATCTCGCCCATCCTGACCGGGGCGCGATCACGGCTCTGGAGGCCGCGACCGGCCGCGGGCTGCGCCGCCTGCCCTTTGCCGGGCAGCCCTTCGGCCTCGCGGTCTCGAGGGACGGCCGTGCGCTCTTCGTGGGCGACTGGCAGGGCAACCGGCTCGTGCGGATCGATGCGGAAAGCGGCGCCGTCGAGGCCGAGCTCGCGCTCGGGCGCGAGCCCGCAGGGCTCGTGCGGGACGCGGTCGGCCGCCTGTTCGTGGCCGAGCGCGGCGGCGATTCCGTCGCCGTCGTGGACGGGACGGCGATGCGGCTCCTCGCCCGAATCCCGGTCGGCCGCGCACCCTTCGCGCTCGCCCTCTCGCCGGACGAGGGCCGGCTCTACGTGGGCAACGTGCGCAGCAACGACCTGACCGCGATCGACACCCGCGCGCTCGCGGCGATCACGACGCGGCCGGCGGGGCGCAGCCCCTACGGTGTGGCAGTCCAGGGCGACCGGATCCTCGTGACCAACCAGGAAGCCGGCACCGTCTCGGTGCTCGCAGCCGACCTGACGCTCGCCGGCACGGTATCGGTCGGCCGCTACCCCGAAGGCGTCGCCGTCGCGGAGGGCCGAGCCTACGTGGCGAACTGGTTCTCGGACGACGTTTCGGTGATCGACCTCACCGCGATGCGCGAGGTCGCGCGGCGCAAGGTCCCAGCCGGCCCGCGCGCGATTCTCGCACTGCCCTCCGCGGGCGAAGGGGGCGGGCAGTGA
- a CDS encoding SRPBCC family protein — MRPKIPTLLPTLLLALVATTALAHGPTPQKVERTVTIAAPPAAVWKVVGDFGGIGAWHPDVAKVEASGGNAAGATRAVTLKSGGTLSEGLDEWKAEAMTYSYRMSDPDLKALPVSSYSATLTVSPDGPGAKVIWDGRFYRGDTGNEPPEELSDAAGRTAMERYLADGLRGLKAKVEGKVSP; from the coding sequence ATGCGACCCAAGATTCCGACGCTTCTCCCGACGCTCCTCCTGGCACTCGTCGCGACCACCGCGCTCGCCCACGGCCCGACCCCGCAGAAGGTCGAGCGGACGGTGACCATCGCGGCGCCCCCGGCGGCCGTCTGGAAGGTGGTCGGCGATTTCGGCGGGATCGGCGCCTGGCACCCCGACGTCGCCAAGGTCGAGGCCAGCGGCGGCAACGCGGCGGGTGCGACCCGCGCGGTGACGCTGAAGTCGGGCGGCACCCTGAGCGAGGGCCTCGACGAGTGGAAGGCCGAGGCCATGACCTATTCCTACCGGATGAGCGACCCGGACCTGAAGGCGCTGCCGGTCTCCTCCTACTCCGCCACCCTGACGGTGAGCCCGGACGGCCCGGGCGCTAAGGTGATCTGGGACGGCCGCTTCTACCGGGGCGATACCGGCAACGAGCCGCCGGAAGAGCTGAGCGACGCGGCCGGCCGCACCGCGATGGAGCGCTATCTCGCCGACGGGCTCAGGGGCCTGAAGGCGAAGGTGGAAGGAAAGGTCTCGCCGTGA
- a CDS encoding VWA domain-containing protein, whose translation MTLPWRRNLRDGRFGLLAAALLLALAALAAPPLPLTRDGVRVLAVVDITGSMNVRDYSAAGQPQSRLEAAKTALRHLLAGLPCGSRFALGLFTERRPFLLFAPVEVCENFAPLDGAVAALDWRMAWEADSRVAAGLYRSVTMAGEIGSDLLFLTDGQEAPPLPAGRTPSFEGAPGAVRGLIVGVGGYALSPIPKFNDRGRETGFYAETEVQQENRFGPPPADAETREGYNPRNAPFGAQAAHGSEHLSSVREPYLRDLAARTGLAYAHLDGPASLDSPLRAAATARPVPGQLDLRPFLGTTALLLALAAFAAGPLRARSGRLTLRKA comes from the coding sequence GTGACGCTTCCATGGCGGCGCAACCTGCGCGACGGGCGCTTCGGGCTGCTGGCGGCGGCCCTCCTCCTCGCACTCGCGGCCCTGGCGGCACCGCCGCTGCCGCTGACGCGCGACGGCGTGCGGGTGCTGGCCGTCGTCGACATCACCGGCAGCATGAACGTGCGCGACTATTCTGCGGCGGGCCAGCCGCAGAGCAGGCTGGAGGCCGCCAAGACCGCGCTGCGCCACCTCCTGGCTGGCCTCCCCTGCGGCTCCCGCTTCGCCCTCGGCCTGTTCACCGAGCGGCGCCCCTTCCTGCTCTTCGCGCCGGTGGAGGTCTGCGAGAATTTCGCCCCCCTCGACGGTGCCGTCGCGGCGCTCGACTGGCGCATGGCCTGGGAGGCCGACAGCCGCGTCGCGGCCGGGCTCTACCGTTCTGTGACCATGGCGGGCGAGATCGGCAGCGACCTCCTCTTCCTCACCGACGGGCAGGAGGCCCCGCCGCTCCCGGCCGGGCGGACCCCATCCTTCGAGGGCGCGCCCGGCGCGGTGCGCGGCCTGATCGTGGGGGTGGGCGGATACGCCCTCTCGCCCATTCCGAAGTTCAACGACCGCGGCCGCGAGACCGGCTTCTACGCCGAGACAGAGGTGCAGCAGGAGAACCGCTTCGGCCCGCCCCCCGCGGATGCCGAGACCCGCGAGGGCTACAACCCGCGCAACGCGCCCTTCGGCGCGCAGGCCGCGCACGGCAGCGAGCATCTCTCCTCGGTGCGCGAGCCCTACCTCCGGGACCTCGCCGCCCGCACCGGCCTCGCCTACGCCCACCTCGATGGGCCGGCCTCGCTCGACTCCCCCTTGCGCGCCGCAGCCACGGCCCGGCCGGTACCCGGGCAGCTCGACCTGCGCCCGTTCCTCGGCACGACCGCGCTCCTCCTCGCGCTCGCGGCCTTCGCGGCCGGACCGCTCCGCGCCCGTTCCGGGCGCCTCACCCTCCGAAAGGCCTGA